In Capsicum annuum cultivar UCD-10X-F1 chromosome 11, UCD10Xv1.1, whole genome shotgun sequence, one genomic interval encodes:
- the LOC107846877 gene encoding uncharacterized protein LOC107846877, giving the protein MRDFASCSSYSNTSCFPQNSSNTLSTQNNVTCLYRVILSNKKQFLITVSWSKTNVSQSLYIQFDDNPSNSFKLSANSRIFKKKKGSKAIEFDDDHTKVEVFWDLCEARYNHNMSSPEPIDKYYVVVTFGSELGLILGDIDETKFKNCNGIAKFSLISRQEHFLGNTHYSTKAKFCGNGSKHDILISCHHHDHAHNSPVLSVCIDKKMVIRVKRLQWNFRGNQSIYLDGLFVDFMWDVHDWFFNTTNSSSSSCCGVFMFRTRSGLESSRLWLEEDKDKLLMHKNQDKVQFSFIIYACKST; this is encoded by the coding sequence atgagGGATTTTGCTTCTTGTTCTAGTTATTCAAACACTTCCTGTTTCCCTCAAAATTCTTCAAATACCCTTTCAACACAAAACAATGTAACATGTTTGTATAGGGTAATTTTGTCCAATAAAAAACAATTCTTGATCACAGTATCATGGTCCAAAACAAATGTGTCACAAAGTTTGTACATACAATTTGATGATAACCCTTCAAATTCCTTCAAACTCAGCGCGAATTCGcgtattttcaagaaaaaaaaggggAGTAAAGCAATTGAATTCGACGATGATCATACTAAAGTTGAAGTCTTTTGGGATTTATGTGAAGCTAGGTATAACCACAACATGTCTAGTCCTGAACCTATTGATAAGTACTATGTTGTTGTCACATTTGGCTCTGAACTTGGGTTAATTCTTGGTGACATAGATGAAACAAAGTTCAAGAATTGCAATGGTATAGCCAAATTTAGTCTTATTTCAAGACAAGAACATTTTTTGGGCAACACCCATTATTCAACAAAGGCAAAATTTTGTGGCAATGGTTCAAAACATGACATATTAATAAGTTGTCATCATCATGATCATGCTCACAATTCTCCTGTTTTATCAGTTTGTATTGATAAGAAGATGGTGATAAGAGTGAAAAGGTTACAATGGAATTTTAGGGGGAATCAAAGTATTTACTTGGatggtttgtttgttgattttaTGTGGGATGTTCATGATTGGTTCTTTAATACAAccaatagtagtagtagtagttgttgTGGTGTTTTCATGTTTAGAACAAGAAGTGGATTGGAGAGTAGTAGATTGTGGTTAGAAGAAGATAAAGACAAGTTGTTGATGCACAAGAATCAAGATAAAGTTCAGTTCTCATTCATCATCTATGCATGTAAGAGcacataa